A genomic stretch from Pararhizobium sp. IMCC21322 includes:
- a CDS encoding sulfite exporter TauE/SafE family protein, translated as MITDPYFYLAAIPAVLFVGISKGGLGAIALFGVPIMALVISPVQAAAIMLPILLIMDVVAIKSYWGVFDRQMLKDMLPAGTAGIAFGWATAVYVDDVMLRLLLGIMTLLFTLKHFFWRDTGPAKPRNAVKAAAAGFGAGYTSFVSHAGAPPYQLYSLPLKMDRRIFAGTSVIFFAAMNAIKMIPYFALGQLDTTNLTTSAVLMPLAFVSTLIGIWLVKIVSQTAFYRIMYSALFLVSLKLIWDGLVGYHLV; from the coding sequence ATGATTACAGACCCATACTTCTATCTGGCCGCAATCCCTGCAGTTTTGTTCGTTGGAATTTCAAAAGGCGGTCTTGGGGCGATTGCCCTGTTTGGCGTGCCAATTATGGCCTTGGTTATTTCGCCGGTTCAGGCAGCTGCCATCATGCTTCCTATACTTCTTATAATGGATGTTGTGGCAATCAAATCCTATTGGGGTGTGTTTGACCGGCAGATGTTGAAAGACATGCTTCCGGCCGGAACCGCTGGAATTGCGTTTGGATGGGCGACTGCAGTTTATGTGGATGATGTCATGCTCAGGCTTCTGCTGGGCATCATGACACTGCTGTTTACGTTGAAGCACTTTTTCTGGAGAGACACCGGTCCAGCCAAGCCAAGGAATGCGGTCAAGGCCGCAGCAGCCGGGTTTGGAGCGGGATATACAAGCTTCGTCAGCCACGCCGGGGCGCCGCCATATCAACTCTATTCACTGCCATTGAAAATGGACCGGCGTATATTTGCAGGCACTTCGGTGATTTTCTTTGCCGCCATGAATGCCATCAAGATGATCCCCTATTTTGCACTCGGGCAGTTGGATACAACAAACCTCACGACATCAGCCGTTCTGATGCCGCTGGCCTTTGTCTCAACGCTTATTGGCATCTGGCTGGTCAAAATTGTCAGCCAGACTGCTTTCTACCGCATTATGTACAGTGCCCTCTTTCTGGTATCCCTGAAACTGATCTGGGATGGCCTGGTGGGATATCACCTTGTCTAG
- a CDS encoding universal stress protein, which yields MVEYAESNGVDCIIIASHRPGLQDYFLGSTAARVVRHAHCAVHVIR from the coding sequence ATGGTTGAATATGCAGAAAGTAACGGGGTGGATTGCATTATCATCGCTTCGCATCGGCCGGGCTTGCAGGACTATTTCCTCGGATCGACAGCCGCACGGGTCGTTCGTCACGCCCACTGCGCTGTGCACGTGATCAGATAG
- the ruvA gene encoding Holliday junction branch migration protein RuvA, translating to MIGKLKGTIDSYGDDWVIVDVHGVGYQVHASTTTLQALPQVGEAAVLSIETHVRETEIKLFGFASGAEREWFRLLMTVQGVGAKVALAILSTLSSSDLASAIALQDKAMVSRAPGVGPKVAQRIVTELKDKSPALTGAVSAELSLQGDLGSGVASAPVADAVSALVNLGYAQAQASGALARIIARDGEAPDAQTLIRLGLKELSGG from the coding sequence ATGATCGGCAAACTAAAAGGCACAATTGATTCCTATGGCGATGACTGGGTCATCGTCGATGTTCACGGTGTCGGCTATCAGGTTCATGCCTCGACAACCACCTTGCAGGCGCTGCCGCAAGTCGGGGAGGCGGCGGTGTTGTCTATTGAGACCCATGTGCGCGAGACGGAAATCAAGTTGTTCGGGTTTGCCAGTGGCGCGGAGCGCGAATGGTTCCGGCTGTTGATGACTGTGCAGGGCGTGGGTGCCAAAGTTGCTCTGGCAATCTTGAGCACATTGAGTTCCAGCGATCTTGCCTCAGCCATTGCCCTTCAGGACAAGGCCATGGTGTCCCGAGCGCCAGGAGTGGGTCCAAAGGTTGCACAGCGCATTGTCACGGAGTTGAAAGACAAATCGCCGGCGCTGACCGGTGCCGTGTCTGCAGAATTAAGCCTGCAGGGCGATTTGGGATCTGGCGTTGCGTCTGCTCCGGTGGCTGATGCCGTTTCCGCGCTGGTCAATCTTGGCTATGCGCAGGCTCAGGCAAGCGGCGCATTGGCACGCATTATTGCACGTGATGGGGAGGCGCCGGACGCTCAGACCCTGATACGTCTTGGACTGAAGGAACTCAGTGGCGGCTAG
- a CDS encoding DUF1192 domain-containing protein, with protein sequence MTFENSAFYIVVQCQSDTGLVKQENDVPRYDEEGRKIETSAHAIGADLSDLSVEELQEGILMLREEISRMEAAIEGKSGSIAAAEAFFKS encoded by the coding sequence ATGACATTTGAAAACTCCGCATTTTACATTGTGGTACAGTGTCAAAGCGATACTGGCTTGGTCAAGCAGGAGAATGATGTGCCGCGTTATGATGAAGAAGGTCGCAAGATTGAAACATCCGCCCATGCAATTGGAGCAGATTTGTCTGATCTCTCTGTTGAAGAACTGCAAGAGGGTATTTTGATGTTGAGGGAGGAAATCTCCCGAATGGAAGCGGCCATTGAAGGCAAAAGCGGTTCTATCGCTGCCGCAGAAGCATTTTTTAAATCCTGA
- a CDS encoding DUF1013 domain-containing protein, which translates to MAATLLMPKATAVWLVDNTGLSFDQISAFCKLHPLEVKSIADGEFAQGIKGLDPIQTGQLTREEIDKAQNDPAYRLTLSPPKVRVPETKRRAPRYTPVSRRQDRPNAILWLVRNHPELKDSQIIRLVGTTKPTIAAIRERTHWNSANLTPMDPVTLGLASQINLDMEVTKSAKDAPAKPAEDEGVTLLSPEETTSLDALERASAALFGGAEMPSKSDMENEEELDADAVFAKLKNLKSDDTSDDTEVQE; encoded by the coding sequence ATGGCCGCTACTCTTTTGATGCCCAAGGCAACTGCCGTCTGGCTGGTTGACAATACTGGACTGTCATTTGACCAGATTTCCGCTTTCTGCAAATTGCATCCGCTGGAAGTCAAATCCATCGCTGATGGCGAGTTCGCGCAAGGCATCAAGGGCCTCGACCCTATTCAGACCGGTCAGCTGACCCGTGAGGAAATTGACAAAGCGCAGAACGATCCCGCCTATCGCCTCACCCTCTCACCGCCAAAAGTGCGGGTTCCGGAAACCAAGCGCCGTGCCCCGCGCTATACACCTGTCTCACGTCGTCAGGATCGGCCAAATGCCATTTTGTGGCTGGTACGCAATCATCCGGAGTTGAAGGATTCCCAGATCATTCGCCTTGTCGGCACCACCAAACCGACCATTGCAGCCATTCGCGAACGCACCCATTGGAATTCGGCTAATCTGACACCGATGGATCCGGTGACACTTGGTCTTGCCAGCCAGATTAATCTGGATATGGAAGTTACCAAATCCGCCAAGGATGCACCTGCCAAACCGGCTGAAGATGAAGGCGTTACCTTACTGTCGCCGGAAGAGACCACATCTTTGGATGCTTTGGAGCGCGCAAGTGCGGCCCTGTTTGGCGGCGCTGAAATGCCAAGCAAATCCGATATGGAAAATGAAGAAGAACTTGACGCGGATGCTGTTTTTGCAAAATTGAAAAATTTGAAAAGCGACGACACCAGCGATGATACGGAAGTTCAGGAATAA
- a CDS encoding SRPBCC domain-containing protein has translation MADFETLILERDIACSPDRLFYVITNRDTRQKWSAPNDDSVVIIDEYDCRAGGHEKTRCGPKEAPEFNTVGLFHVVTPEFLSFTETLVVGGQTMSISLCSHEISKNETGSALRVTLQIASLAGPDLFKDYSNGWSAALDNLAALASSSDQS, from the coding sequence ATGGCTGACTTTGAAACCCTGATTCTAGAACGCGACATCGCCTGTTCCCCTGACCGTCTGTTCTACGTGATAACCAACCGTGACACACGACAGAAGTGGAGCGCACCAAATGACGACAGCGTAGTAATCATTGACGAGTATGATTGCCGCGCCGGAGGTCATGAAAAAACCCGCTGCGGTCCGAAAGAAGCACCTGAGTTCAACACTGTTGGTCTTTTCCACGTGGTCACACCGGAGTTCTTGTCTTTCACGGAAACACTTGTCGTCGGGGGGCAGACCATGTCGATCTCGCTTTGCAGCCACGAAATATCGAAGAATGAAACAGGCAGCGCTCTGCGTGTCACTTTGCAAATCGCCAGCCTCGCTGGGCCGGATCTTTTCAAAGATTACAGCAATGGTTGGTCTGCGGCGCTCGATAACCTCGCCGCACTTGCTTCCAGTTCAGATCAATCCTGA
- a CDS encoding NAD(P)H-quinone oxidoreductase produces MSSPLPDSMQVIAIQEPGGPDVLKLQERRIAVPYEGEVLIKVSAAGVNRPDILQRQGAYPPPKGASDLPGLEVAGTIVKLGRNTSRYKIGDTVCALCPGGGYAQYAAVPEGHALPIPDGLDFTQAAALPETFFTVWTNVFQRGALQSGETLLIHGGSSGIGTTAIQIAKARGAIVIATAGSDEKCAACKSLGADHTINYQTTDYVDAVKDITGGAGANVILDMVGGDYIERNYRAAAIEGRIIQIAFLNGAIAEVDFTRLMIKRLTHTGSTLRPQSVAAKAKIAQELEAEIWPLIANGTIAPRIDKVFRFENAAEAHTYMETGTHIGKIVLTLD; encoded by the coding sequence ATGTCATCCCCCCTTCCCGATTCAATGCAGGTCATCGCCATTCAAGAACCCGGTGGCCCGGACGTTCTGAAACTACAGGAACGCCGGATTGCCGTTCCCTATGAAGGTGAAGTGCTGATCAAGGTCTCGGCTGCCGGGGTCAATCGACCGGATATCCTTCAACGCCAGGGTGCTTACCCACCACCCAAAGGCGCATCTGATCTGCCCGGACTGGAAGTTGCCGGAACCATCGTCAAGCTGGGCCGCAACACCAGCCGCTATAAAATTGGTGACACCGTATGCGCGCTTTGCCCCGGCGGCGGTTATGCGCAATATGCTGCGGTTCCCGAGGGCCATGCCCTGCCAATCCCGGATGGTCTGGATTTCACGCAGGCCGCAGCCCTGCCTGAAACCTTCTTCACTGTGTGGACAAATGTCTTCCAGCGCGGTGCTTTGCAAAGTGGCGAGACGCTGCTCATCCACGGTGGCAGTTCCGGGATCGGGACGACGGCCATTCAAATTGCAAAAGCGCGTGGTGCAATTGTAATCGCAACCGCAGGCTCAGATGAAAAATGTGCAGCCTGTAAATCCCTGGGCGCAGATCACACCATCAACTATCAAACCACTGATTACGTCGATGCTGTCAAAGACATCACCGGCGGCGCAGGAGCCAATGTCATTTTGGACATGGTGGGCGGTGACTATATTGAACGCAATTACAGGGCAGCAGCCATTGAAGGCCGCATCATCCAGATCGCCTTCCTGAACGGAGCTATAGCCGAGGTGGACTTTACGCGGCTGATGATCAAACGCTTGACCCACACCGGCTCAACCCTGCGTCCCCAATCCGTGGCAGCAAAGGCCAAAATTGCACAGGAACTGGAGGCCGAAATCTGGCCGCTCATTGCCAACGGCACAATAGCGCCCAGGATCGATAAGGTTTTCAGGTTTGAAAATGCTGCCGAAGCCCACACCTATATGGAAACGGGCACCCATATCGGCAAAATTGTCCTGACATTAGATTGA
- a CDS encoding metalloregulator ArsR/SmtB family transcription factor — translation MNNVFSALADPTRRAVIERLITGPAPVSELHAPHDMAMPSFLKHLGKLESAGIIRSKKIGRVRTVHIEAAPIAAAEDWLNRQRNIWKGRLDRLSALAEHLEKESNDG, via the coding sequence TTGAATAACGTCTTTTCCGCCCTTGCCGACCCGACCCGGCGCGCTGTGATCGAACGCCTTATCACTGGCCCTGCCCCGGTGTCGGAACTGCACGCGCCTCATGACATGGCTATGCCCTCCTTCCTGAAGCATTTGGGCAAGCTAGAATCCGCGGGGATAATCCGTTCCAAAAAGATCGGCCGCGTCCGCACGGTCCATATAGAAGCCGCTCCGATTGCGGCGGCCGAAGATTGGCTGAACCGGCAGCGCAATATCTGGAAAGGTCGACTTGATCGCCTATCCGCTCTTGCCGAACATCTTGAGAAGGAAAGTAATGATGGCTGA
- a CDS encoding SDR family NAD(P)-dependent oxidoreductase, producing the protein MTLDDKTAVVTGGAKGIGLACARRFLEQGAQVIIADVDEKAGNKAEKSLKESGDVRFVHCDVGDRLSVRNLMAATLDSFNSLDVLINNAGIIHSDDFLDISEEDFDRVMQVNLKGAFLCGQAAARQMVDQIEEGRAPGSIINMSSINAQVAIPTQVPYSISKGGVQQLTKVMALSLASRGIRVNAIGPGSINTDILAAVNNDPEAKNRILSRTPMGRIGEASEIASIAAFLASDDASYITGQTIYADGGRLALNYTVPVGET; encoded by the coding sequence ATGACATTGGATGACAAGACCGCCGTCGTAACGGGTGGTGCTAAGGGTATTGGCCTTGCATGCGCGCGTCGCTTTCTGGAACAGGGAGCGCAAGTCATTATTGCTGATGTGGATGAGAAAGCGGGCAATAAAGCCGAAAAGTCTCTTAAGGAATCGGGTGATGTGCGTTTTGTCCATTGCGATGTGGGGGACCGGCTTTCAGTTCGCAACCTGATGGCCGCCACGCTCGACAGCTTCAACTCGCTGGATGTTCTGATCAACAATGCAGGTATTATTCACAGTGATGATTTTCTGGATATCTCCGAGGAGGATTTTGACCGGGTCATGCAGGTCAATCTGAAGGGCGCATTTCTGTGTGGCCAGGCCGCTGCACGGCAAATGGTGGATCAGATTGAAGAGGGACGAGCGCCCGGATCAATCATCAACATGTCCAGCATCAATGCACAGGTCGCAATTCCAACTCAGGTGCCGTACTCCATCTCAAAAGGTGGTGTTCAGCAATTGACCAAGGTTATGGCACTTTCGCTGGCAAGCCGGGGCATTCGCGTTAACGCGATTGGACCCGGTTCCATCAACACAGATATTCTGGCTGCGGTAAATAATGACCCGGAAGCCAAGAATCGAATTCTGTCACGTACGCCGATGGGGCGTATTGGCGAAGCGTCCGAGATTGCTTCCATTGCCGCATTTCTGGCATCGGATGATGCCAGCTACATCACTGGACAGACGATTTATGCTGATGGCGGGCGTCTCGCGTTGAATTATACGGTACCTGTCGGGGAAACTTGA
- a CDS encoding universal stress protein, with protein MYKNILVPIALDHERDTESALDLAHKLLENGGKITALHVLEHVAGYTQQYLPKDQLAKRHIEAEANLVKEIEGQKQIEPVVITGHSGRSIVDYAESNGVDCIIIASHRPGLQDYFLGSTAARVVRHAHCAVHVIR; from the coding sequence ATGTATAAAAATATTCTTGTTCCCATCGCCTTGGACCATGAACGTGACACCGAATCTGCACTTGATCTGGCCCACAAACTCTTGGAAAATGGCGGCAAGATCACAGCCTTGCATGTATTGGAGCATGTCGCCGGATATACCCAACAATATCTGCCCAAGGATCAACTCGCAAAACGGCACATCGAAGCTGAAGCCAATTTGGTCAAAGAGATAGAAGGTCAGAAGCAAATTGAGCCAGTCGTGATCACCGGGCATTCAGGCCGCTCGATTGTTGATTATGCAGAAAGTAACGGGGTGGATTGCATCATCATCGCTTCGCATCGGCCAGGCTTGCAGGACTATTTCCTCGGATCGACAGCCGCACGGGTCGTTCGTCACGCCCACTGCGCTGTGCACGTGATCAGATAG
- the parA gene encoding ParA family partition ATPase yields MTGTIITIAQQKGGSGKTTLTAHMAAAALLSKKGASVALLDVDPQGSLGEWFEAREEFLGEEAAGFSFRTASGWGARREARAMARDHDFVFADTPPKSDREAQPAIEAANLVLIPMQPSPVDLWATQLTLDLAAKEDVPALVVLNRVPPRAKLTGEVLEALQKYGPTVAKATLGNRTAYASAMGQGSSVLEQGGNKLAIEEVQTLFKEIQKALKA; encoded by the coding sequence ATGACCGGAACCATTATTACCATAGCTCAGCAAAAGGGTGGGTCAGGAAAAACCACATTGACAGCCCACATGGCTGCTGCGGCCCTGCTGTCCAAAAAAGGTGCATCCGTTGCTTTGCTGGATGTGGACCCCCAGGGCAGTTTGGGGGAATGGTTTGAAGCCCGTGAAGAATTCCTGGGTGAAGAAGCCGCCGGCTTCAGTTTTCGAACCGCAAGTGGTTGGGGGGCACGTCGTGAGGCCCGCGCCATGGCCCGTGATCATGATTTTGTATTTGCAGATACGCCGCCGAAATCTGATCGGGAGGCGCAACCGGCCATAGAAGCTGCCAATCTTGTGCTGATACCCATGCAGCCCTCACCGGTTGATTTGTGGGCAACGCAGCTGACACTGGATCTGGCGGCAAAAGAGGATGTGCCTGCGCTGGTGGTTCTGAACCGCGTGCCACCCCGGGCAAAACTGACGGGCGAAGTTCTGGAAGCCCTGCAGAAATACGGACCGACAGTGGCCAAGGCTACGTTGGGAAATCGCACAGCCTACGCCTCGGCCATGGGGCAGGGCAGTTCGGTGCTTGAACAGGGCGGAAACAAGCTTGCAATTGAGGAAGTGCAAACTCTTTTCAAGGAAATTCAAAAGGCTTTGAAAGCGTAG
- a CDS encoding propionyl-CoA synthetase, with amino-acid sequence MTSRYFDIYDSWKNDPESFWMQASREIDWSTPPSRAFDADLGVYGRWFPDAVGNTCYNCVDRHADRDRPGQAAIIYDSAVTGTKRSISFAELKQDVSALGAILLSHGVSAGDRVVIYMPMVPEAVVAMLACARIGAVHSVVFGGFAANELAKRINACRPKLIISASCGIEPNRIVEYKPLLDEAIEIAVHKPGACLIVQREQASATMIDGRDFDYGKELSEAKAQGRTSDCVPLKATDPLYILYTSGTTGQPKGVVRDVGGHMVALNWSMSAVYDMEPGDVFWAASDVGWVVGHSYIVYAPLLRGCTTLLFEGKPVGTPDPGTFWRIIEEHKVAALFTAPTAFRAIKKEDPKGKYLENYDISSLRTLFLAGERADPDTISWAEDRLGVPVIDHWWQTETGWAIAGNPVGLGTLPIKKGSPSVPMPGYDVQVLDDEGHAAAAGTLGNIVVKLPLPPSCLPTLWKDDERFKEAYLAEFPGFYKTGDAGYIDDDGYLFIMSRTDDIINVAGHRLSTGAIEEAIANHPDVAECAVVGVNDAVKGQLPMGFLILNSGVDRADATIEAEVIKLVRETIGPVAAFKRVATVLRLPKTRSGKILRATMQKIANKEPYPVPATIDDPAILDEIAAVLEAG; translated from the coding sequence GTGACGAGCCGTTATTTTGATATTTATGACAGCTGGAAAAATGATCCTGAATCATTCTGGATGCAGGCTTCCAGAGAGATTGACTGGTCGACGCCACCAAGCAGGGCTTTCGATGCCGATCTCGGGGTTTATGGTCGCTGGTTTCCCGATGCCGTAGGGAACACATGCTACAATTGTGTCGACCGGCATGCTGATCGAGACCGGCCCGGGCAGGCAGCCATCATCTATGACAGCGCGGTTACCGGGACAAAACGCAGCATTTCCTTTGCTGAATTGAAGCAGGACGTCTCGGCACTCGGCGCAATTTTGCTCAGCCACGGTGTGAGCGCTGGCGACCGAGTGGTCATTTACATGCCGATGGTTCCCGAAGCCGTGGTTGCAATGCTGGCTTGCGCCCGCATCGGCGCTGTCCATTCTGTTGTGTTTGGCGGGTTTGCCGCCAATGAGCTGGCAAAACGTATCAATGCCTGCCGGCCCAAACTAATCATCAGCGCTTCCTGCGGTATCGAGCCCAACCGGATTGTCGAATACAAGCCGTTGCTGGATGAAGCGATCGAGATTGCCGTTCACAAGCCAGGTGCGTGCCTTATCGTTCAACGAGAACAGGCGTCTGCCACGATGATTGACGGGCGGGATTTCGACTATGGAAAAGAACTCTCAGAAGCAAAAGCGCAGGGTCGGACGAGTGACTGTGTACCCCTGAAGGCAACAGACCCGCTTTACATTCTCTACACATCAGGCACGACCGGTCAGCCCAAAGGTGTGGTGCGTGATGTTGGCGGCCACATGGTTGCCTTGAATTGGTCGATGTCTGCCGTCTATGACATGGAACCGGGAGATGTTTTCTGGGCAGCATCTGATGTGGGCTGGGTGGTTGGCCACTCCTATATTGTCTATGCGCCATTGCTTCGGGGCTGCACCACGCTTCTGTTTGAAGGCAAACCCGTTGGAACGCCGGACCCGGGTACGTTCTGGCGGATCATTGAAGAGCATAAGGTCGCGGCGTTGTTCACAGCGCCCACAGCCTTTCGCGCTATCAAGAAAGAAGACCCAAAAGGCAAGTATCTGGAAAATTACGATATTTCCAGTCTGCGAACGCTGTTCCTGGCTGGAGAACGTGCTGATCCCGATACAATTTCCTGGGCCGAGGATCGACTTGGGGTGCCGGTGATTGACCATTGGTGGCAGACCGAAACCGGTTGGGCAATTGCTGGAAATCCGGTTGGATTGGGCACATTGCCCATCAAGAAGGGATCTCCCTCGGTCCCCATGCCCGGTTATGATGTTCAGGTGCTTGATGATGAAGGGCATGCTGCGGCAGCGGGAACATTGGGCAATATTGTTGTGAAATTGCCATTGCCGCCATCGTGCCTGCCCACATTGTGGAAAGATGATGAGCGATTTAAAGAAGCCTATCTTGCAGAGTTTCCGGGCTTCTACAAAACCGGCGATGCCGGATATATCGATGATGACGGCTATCTGTTCATCATGTCCCGTACCGATGACATCATTAATGTAGCTGGCCACCGCCTTTCCACCGGCGCCATTGAGGAGGCAATTGCCAATCATCCAGATGTTGCCGAATGCGCTGTTGTGGGCGTGAATGACGCGGTGAAAGGTCAGCTTCCTATGGGATTTCTGATCCTCAATTCCGGTGTTGACCGCGCCGATGCAACAATCGAGGCGGAAGTCATCAAACTGGTGCGTGAAACCATTGGACCTGTTGCCGCATTCAAGCGTGTCGCGACTGTCTTGCGTCTGCCAAAAACACGATCCGGCAAGATTTTGCGGGCGACCATGCAGAAAATTGCCAATAAGGAACCTTATCCCGTGCCAGCAACAATTGATGATCCTGCCATTCTGGACGAGATTGCCGCCGTGCTGGAAGCTGGCTGA